Proteins from a genomic interval of Hippocampus zosterae strain Florida chromosome 14, ASM2543408v3, whole genome shotgun sequence:
- the LOC127615047 gene encoding papilin-like isoform X5, producing the protein MMLCLLLLQLVLAPALLVSAEDYWEGWGAYGPCSRTCGGGVMVKSRRCITHRNDGGHNCVGPDKSYLACNTEECPAGTKDYREEQCSQFDGTDFKGSRYVWVPYYGAENPCELNCVPKGDNFVYRHSAAVKDGTPCHPGRPDICVDGVCRRMGCDNVLDSRVQEDPCLQCGGHGQSCTLVKNTFNTQRLAHGYNQMFTIPAGATSISIREKRPSRNYLAVRNLQGDYYLNGNWLLESTRATHIAGTKLFYQRGVEGDNIPETIIGRGPTTEPLVVELISQEPNQGVEYEYYLPVGHPTEGYSWSFGSWSACTKECGSGHQSRAVYCSIDNEVVPDYLCVYYARPENNRTCNVQACPITHSWRTGEWNDCDAPCGGGFQYRGVDCLYNDESGPRVVEDAYCAQYSQAPTDQQKCNMQACPDYGRAIISYIPSENAVQCRTTTYGCCYDRTTPAAGPNGEGCRDPPAPYERSICSLPKAAGSCASWTARYFFNVLTNKCTEFWYGGCHGNSNHFATEEECHRVCHEPNGAANGNGNNGNGNGNGNGNGHTNGNGNGNGEHDNGNGNGDGNGHTNGNGNENGNGNGEHDNGNGNGDHNGHTNGNGNENGNGNGNGEHDNGNGNGNGHTNGNGNENGNGNGNGNGEHDNGNGNGNGHANGNGNGNGRSNGNGNGNGRRNGNGNGNGRTNGNGNGHSNGNGNGNGRTNGNGNGHSNGNGNGNGRRNGNGNGRTNGNGNGLTNGNGNGNGRTNGNGHGNGYANGNGNGNGRTNGNGNGNGRTNGNGNGHSNGNGNGLTNGNGNGNGRTNGNGNGYSNGNGNGLTNGNGNGNGRTNGNGNGHSNENGNGNGRTNGNGNGNGRTNGNGNGHSNGNGNGLTNGNGNGNGNGRTNGNGNGYSNGNGNGRTNGNGYGKGRTKGNGNGNGYANGNGNGNGRANGNGNGNGNGDSNGNGNGHNDGNGNGNGNGYSNGNGNGRTNGNGNGNGRTNGNGNGYSHGNGNGNGNGNGNGLTNGNGYLNGNGNGHTNGNGHDNGNGNGEHDNGNGNGNGHSNGNGNGNGNGHYNGNGNGEHDNGNGNGHSNGNGNGKHDNGNGHDFSNGNGNGEHDNGNGHDVSNGNGNGEHDNGNGNGHSNGNGNGEHDNGNGNGHSNGNGNGNGNGNGNGHSNGNGNGEQDNGNGHDVSNGNGNGEHDNGNGNGNANGDSNGNGNGEHDNGNGNGRSNGYGQRSNGNGNGRSNGNGNGNGNGNGNGHSNGDGNGEDDNGNGENGNGRSNGYRFKIASHVAHSAHKGRVYMKARKPYFIIVKKHYIPGASLTMQAQVRIDQSDPSAVEALVGQTVVLPCRVSPPPSTSSWSSSAAVVVEWRKDGAALTSRRQQQQPNGSLLLGPVSKSDAGWFLCVATREQERDHRYVYLTVSEGPSQPQPTTSPTDKLSPGFTLERSAPSLLETLAGNTVRLSCTVVPAAALPFVSIQWTQDGRTISDSRFVQQSDGALLIESLRTEDTGMYTCSASTQHQLEQRQVQLRVQAAVRIIKAPDNIQVPEGSTALLPCMASGDNVSIGWSRNGVPVRPDGRKVQVSPDGSLILNNVQVFDEGTYTCNAYAGVYSVSASADVRITKDGHTGVLVTSSSSLGTPCLDQPKLANCELVVYARMCTNPYYAAFCCASCTRQARSRDRLAQ; encoded by the exons ATGATGCTGTGTCTGTTACTCCTCCAGCTGGTCCTGGCTCCAGCCCTTTTG GTGTCCGCTGAGGACTactgggaggggtggggtgcaTACGGACCATGTAGTCGGACCTGCGGCGGTGGCGTAATGGTCAAAAGCAGACGCTGCATCACTCACAG GAATGACGGAGGCCACAACTGTGTTGGACCTGACAAGTCTTATCTGGCCTGTAACACCGAG GAGTGTCCCGCGGGAACCAAGGATTACCGTGAGGAGCAATGCTCCCAGTTTGACGGGACTGACTTCAAGGGATCACGCTACGTCTGGGTGCCTTATTACGGAG CCGAGAACCCCTGTGAGCTGAACTGCGTGCCAAAGGGAGACAACTTCGTCTACCGTCACAGTGCCGCAGTGAAAGATGGGACACCTTGCCATCCTGGACGCCCCGACATTTGCGTGGACGGAGTCTGTAGG CGCATGGGCTGCGACAACGTGCTGGACTCCCGTGTGCAGGAGGACCCTTGCCTGCAGTGTGGAGGCCACGGACAGTCCTGCACGCTGGTCAAGAACACCTTCAACACGCAGCGTCTAGCCCACG GTTACAATCAAATGTTCACCATCCCTGCTGGAGCCACCTCCATCAGCATCAGAGAGAAACGCCCCTCCCGCAATTACCTTG CCGTCAGGAACCTGCAAGGAGATTACTACCTGAATGGCAACTGGCTCCTGGAGTCCACCCGTGCCACCCACATTGCCGGCACCAAGCTGTTCTACCAAAGAGGCGTAGAGGGCGACAACATTCCCGAGACCATCATCGGACGCGGACCCACCACCGAGCCCCTTGTCGTGGAG TTGATCAGCCAGGAGCCCAACCAGGGTGTGGAGTACGAGTACTACCTTCCCGTGGGACACCCCACAGAGGGATACTCCTGGAGTTTCGGATCTTGGTCTGCATGCACCAAAGAGTGCGGATCAG GCCACCAGTCCAGAGCCGTCTACTGCTCCATCGACAACGAGGTCGTGCCCGACTACCTGTGCGTGTACTACGCCCGGCCCGAGAACAACAGAACCTGCAACGTTCAGGCTTGCCCTATCACCCACTC CTGGAGAACCGGCGAGTGGAACGACTGCGACGCCCCATGCGGAGGTGGCTTCCAGTACCGCGGCGTGGACTGTCTGTACAATGACGAGTCAGGACCCCGTGTGGTCGAGGACGCCTACTGCGCTCAGTACAGTCAGGCACCCACAGACCAGCAGAAATGCAACATGCAGGCCTGTCCTGACTACGGAAGAGCG ATCATTTCCTACATACCCTCTGAGAACGCCGTCCAGTGCCGCACCACCACCTACGGGTGCTGCTACGACCGCACCACCCCCGCAGCTGGGCCCAATGGAGAGGGCTGCCGCGACCCACCTGCTCCTT aCGAGCGCTCCATCTGCTCTCTGCCTAAGGCTGCCGGATCCTGCGCCAGCTGGACCGCTCGCTACTTCTTCAATGTTCTAACCAACAAGTGTACCGAGTTCTGGTATGGaggctgccatggcaacagcaaccattTTGCAACGGAAGAGGAGTGCCACAGGGTTTGCCACGAGCCCAATGGCGCAGCAAATGGAAATGGCAACAAcggaaatggaaatggaaacggAAATGGAAACGGCCACAccaatggaaatggaaatggaaatggtGAGCACGACAACGGAAATGGAAACGGTGACGGTAACGGCCACAcgaatggaaatggaaatgagaATGGCAATGGAAATGGCGAGCACGACAACGGAAATGGAAACGGTGACCATAACGGCCACAccaatggaaatggaaatgagaatggcaatggaaatggaaatggtGAGCACGACAACGGAAATGGAAACGGGAACGGCCACACCAACGGAAATGGAAACGAGAATGgcaatggaaatggaaatggaaatggtGAACACGACAACGGAAATGGAAACGGTAATGGCCATGCCAACGGAAATGGTAACGGTAATGGCCGttcaaatggaaatggaaacggTAACGGCCGcagaaatggaaatggaaacggTAACGGTCGCACTAACGGAAACGGTAATGGGCACTCAAATGGAAATGGCAACGGTAACGGTCGCACCAATGGAAACGGTAATGGCCACTCGAATGGAAATGGAAACGGTAACGGCCGGAggaatggaaatggaaacgGCCGCACCAACGGAAACGGTAATGGCCTcacaaatggaaatggaaacggTAATGGCCGCACCAATGGAAACGGTCATGGCAACGGTTAcgcaaatggaaatggaaatggtAACGGCCGTACCAACGGAAACGGTAATGGCAATGGCCGCACAAATGGAAACGGTAATGGCCACTCAAATGGAAATGGTAATGGCCTCACAAATGGAAACGGAAACGGTAACGGCCGCACAAATGGAAACGGTAATGGCTACTCAAATGGAAATGGTAATGGCCTcacaaatggaaatggaaacggTAACGG ACGCACAAATGGAAACGGCAATGGAcactcaaatgaaaatggaaacggTAACGGACGCACTAACGGAAACGGTAATGGCAACGGTCGCACCAATGGAAACGGTAATGGCCACTCAAATGGAAATGGTAATGGCCTCACAAATGGAAACGGAAACGGTAACGGTAACGGCCGCACAAATGGAAACGGTAATGGCTACTCAAATGGAAACGGTAACGGCCGCACCAATGGAAACGGTTATGGCAAAGGACGCACAAAGGGAAACGGTAATGGTAACGGTTAcgcaaatggaaatggaaacggTAACGGCCGCGCCAATGGAAACGGCAATGGTAACGGTAATGGTGATTCAAATGGAAACGGTAACGGCCACAACGATGGAAACGGCAATGGCAACGGTAATGGTTATTCTAATGGAAACGGTAATGGCCGTACCAACGGAAACGGAAATGGTAATGGCCGCACCAACGGAAATGGTAATGGTTACTCTCACGGAAAcggaaatggaaatggaaacggTAATGGTAATGGCCTCACCAACGGTAATGGTTACTTAAATGGAAATGGTAACGGCCACACAAATGGTAATGGTCACGACAACGGCAATGGAAATGGTGAGCATGACAATGGAAATGGTAATGGCAATGGTCATTCCAACGGAAATGGAAACGGTAATGGGAACGGCCACTACAACGGCAATGGAAATGGTGAGCACGACAACGGAAATGGAAACGGCCACTCCAACGGCAATGGAAATGGTAAGCACGACAATGGAAATGGACATGACTTCTCCAACGGCAATGGAAATGGTGAGCATGACAATGGAAATGGACATGACGTCTCCAACGGCAATGGAAATGGTGAGCACGACAACGGAAATGGAAACGGCCACTCCAACGGAAATGGAAATGGTGAACACGACAATGGAAATGGAAACGGCCACTCCAACGGCAACGGAAACGGTAATGGCAACGGAAATGGAAACGGCCACTCCAACGGCAATGGAAATGGTGAGCAGGACAATGGAAATGGACATGACGTCTCCAACGGCAATGGAAATGGTGAGCACGACAACGGAAATGGCAATGGTAACGCAAACGGCGACTCCAACGGAAATGGAAATGGTGAGCACGACAATGGAAACGGAAACGGACGCTCAAACGGCTATGGTCAGCGTTCCAACGGAAACGGCAACGGCCGCTCCAACGGCAACGGAAACGGTAATGGCAACGGAAATGGAAACGGCCACTCCAACGGAGATGGGAATGGTGAGGACGACAACGGAAACGGTGAAAACGGAAATGGCCGCTCCAACGGCTACCGCTTCAAGATAGCCTCCCACGTGGCCCACAGTGCCCACAAGGGCCGCGTCTACATGAAGGCCCGCAAGCCTTACTTCATCATCGTGAAAAAGCACTACATCCCTGGGGCCAG TTTGACTATGCAAGCCCAGGTCAGGATCGACCAGTCGGACCCGTCCGCCGTGGAGGCCCTCGTGGGCCAGACCGTGGTCCTGCCCTGCAGAGTTAGCCCGCCTCCGTCGACATCGTCGTGGTCATCCAGTGCAGCCGTGGTGGTCGAGTGGAGGAAGGATGGAGCCGCGCTGACGTCACGCAG ACAACAGCAGCAGCCCAACGGTTCCTTACTCCTCGGACCCGTCAGTAAGTCAGACGCCGGCTGGTTCTTGTGCGTGGCCACCAGGGAGCAGGAGAGGGACCACCGCTACGTTTACCTGACCGTCTCAG AGGGGCCGTCCCAGCCGCAGCCCACCACCTCGCCGACGGACAAACTCTCACCAGG GTTCACCCTGGAGCGCTCGGCGCCATCTTTGCTGGAAACGCTGGCGGGAAACACGGTCCGACTGTCGTGCACCGTCGTACCCGCGGCCGCACTGCCGTTCGTCAGTATACAGTGGACGCAGGACGGACGCACGATCAGCGACTCCAG GTTCGTCCAGCAGTCAGATGGCGCACTGCTCATCGAATCGCTCCGGACAGAGGACACCGGCATGTACACTTGCTCCGCCTCCACGCAGCACCAGCTGGAGCAAAGACAAGTACAGCTCAGAGTCCAAG CTGCCGTGCGGATCATCAAAGCTCCTGACAACATCCAGGTCCCTGAAGGCAGCACAGCCCTCCTGCCTTGCATGGCGTCGGGAGACAATGTCAGCATTGGCTGGTCCAG GAACGGCGTCCCGGTGCGTCCAGATGGGCGTAAGGTTCAGGTGTCACCCGACGGGAGCCTGATCCTGAACAATGTGCAGGTATTTGACGAGGGCACCTACACGTGCAACGCCTATGCCGGCGTTTACTCTGTCAGCGCCTCGGCTGACGTGCGCATCACTAAAGATGGCCATACAG gcGTATTGGtaacatcatcatcgtcattggGGACGCCGTGCTTGGACCAGCCCAAGCTAGCCAACTGCGAACTGGTGGTCTACGCCCGCATGTGCACCAACCCGTATTACGCCGCCTTCTGCTGTGCCAGTTGTACCCGGCAGGCACGGAGTAGGGACAGGTTAGCTCAGTGA
- the LOC127615047 gene encoding papilin-like isoform X12, protein MMLCLLLLQLVLAPALLVSAEDYWEGWGAYGPCSRTCGGGVMVKSRRCITHRNDGGHNCVGPDKSYLACNTEECPAGTKDYREEQCSQFDGTDFKGSRYVWVPYYGAENPCELNCVPKGDNFVYRHSAAVKDGTPCHPGRPDICVDGVCRRMGCDNVLDSRVQEDPCLQCGGHGQSCTLVKNTFNTQRLAHGYNQMFTIPAGATSISIREKRPSRNYLAVRNLQGDYYLNGNWLLESTRATHIAGTKLFYQRGVEGDNIPETIIGRGPTTEPLVVELISQEPNQGVEYEYYLPVGHPTEGYSWSFGSWSACTKECGSGHQSRAVYCSIDNEVVPDYLCVYYARPENNRTCNVQACPITHSWRTGEWNDCDAPCGGGFQYRGVDCLYNDESGPRVVEDAYCAQYSQAPTDQQKCNMQACPDYGRAIISYIPSENAVQCRTTTYGCCYDRTTPAAGPNGEGCRDPPAPYERSICSLPKAAGSCASWTARYFFNVLTNKCTEFWYGGCHGNSNHFATEEECHRVCHEPNGAANGNGNNGNGNGNGNGNGHTNGNGNGNGEHDNGNGNGDGNGHTNGNGNENGNGNGEHDNGNGNGDHNGHTNGNGNENGNGNGNGEHDNGNGNGNGHTNGNGNENGNGNGNGNGEHDNGNGNGNGHANGNGNGNGRSNGNGNGNGRRNGNGNGNGRTNGNGNGHSNGNGNGNGRTNGNGNGHSNGNGNGNGRRNGNGNGRTNGNGNGLTNGNGNGNGRTNGNGHGNGYANGNGNGNGRTNGNGNGNGRTNGNGNGHSNGNGNGLTNGNGNGNGRTNGNGNGYSNGNGNGLTNGNGNGNGRTNGNGNGHSNENGNGNGRTNGNGNGNGRTKGNGNGNGYANGNGNGNGRANGNGNGNGNGDSNGNGNGHNDGNGNGNGNGYSNGNGNGRTNGNGNGNGRTNGNGNGYSHGNGNGNGNGNGNGLTNGNGYLNGNGNGHTNGNGHDNGNGNGEHDNGNGNGNGHSNGNGNGNGNGHYNGNGNGEHDNGNGNGHSNGNGNGKHDNGNGHDFSNGNGNGEHDNGNGHDVSNGNGNGEHDNGNGNGHSNGNGNGEHDNGNGNGHSNGNGNGNGNGNGNGHSNGNGNGEQDNGNGHDVSNGNGNGEHDNGNGNGNANGDSNGNGNGEHDNGNGNGRSNGYGQRSNGNGNGRSNGNGNGNGNGNGNGHSNGDGNGEDDNGNGENGNGRSNGYRFKIASHVAHSAHKGRVYMKARKPYFIIVKKHYIPGASLTMQAQVRIDQSDPSAVEALVGQTVVLPCRVSPPPSTSSWSSSAAVVVEWRKDGAALTSRRQQQQPNGSLLLGPVSKSDAGWFLCVATREQERDHRYVYLTVSEGPSQPQPTTSPTDKLSPGFTLERSAPSLLETLAGNTVRLSCTVVPAAALPFVSIQWTQDGRTISDSRFVQQSDGALLIESLRTEDTGMYTCSASTQHQLEQRQVQLRVQAAVRIIKAPDNIQVPEGSTALLPCMASGDNVSIGWSRNGVPVRPDGRKVQVSPDGSLILNNVQVFDEGTYTCNAYAGVYSVSASADVRITKDGHTGVLVTSSSSLGTPCLDQPKLANCELVVYARMCTNPYYAAFCCASCTRQARSRDRLAQ, encoded by the exons ATGATGCTGTGTCTGTTACTCCTCCAGCTGGTCCTGGCTCCAGCCCTTTTG GTGTCCGCTGAGGACTactgggaggggtggggtgcaTACGGACCATGTAGTCGGACCTGCGGCGGTGGCGTAATGGTCAAAAGCAGACGCTGCATCACTCACAG GAATGACGGAGGCCACAACTGTGTTGGACCTGACAAGTCTTATCTGGCCTGTAACACCGAG GAGTGTCCCGCGGGAACCAAGGATTACCGTGAGGAGCAATGCTCCCAGTTTGACGGGACTGACTTCAAGGGATCACGCTACGTCTGGGTGCCTTATTACGGAG CCGAGAACCCCTGTGAGCTGAACTGCGTGCCAAAGGGAGACAACTTCGTCTACCGTCACAGTGCCGCAGTGAAAGATGGGACACCTTGCCATCCTGGACGCCCCGACATTTGCGTGGACGGAGTCTGTAGG CGCATGGGCTGCGACAACGTGCTGGACTCCCGTGTGCAGGAGGACCCTTGCCTGCAGTGTGGAGGCCACGGACAGTCCTGCACGCTGGTCAAGAACACCTTCAACACGCAGCGTCTAGCCCACG GTTACAATCAAATGTTCACCATCCCTGCTGGAGCCACCTCCATCAGCATCAGAGAGAAACGCCCCTCCCGCAATTACCTTG CCGTCAGGAACCTGCAAGGAGATTACTACCTGAATGGCAACTGGCTCCTGGAGTCCACCCGTGCCACCCACATTGCCGGCACCAAGCTGTTCTACCAAAGAGGCGTAGAGGGCGACAACATTCCCGAGACCATCATCGGACGCGGACCCACCACCGAGCCCCTTGTCGTGGAG TTGATCAGCCAGGAGCCCAACCAGGGTGTGGAGTACGAGTACTACCTTCCCGTGGGACACCCCACAGAGGGATACTCCTGGAGTTTCGGATCTTGGTCTGCATGCACCAAAGAGTGCGGATCAG GCCACCAGTCCAGAGCCGTCTACTGCTCCATCGACAACGAGGTCGTGCCCGACTACCTGTGCGTGTACTACGCCCGGCCCGAGAACAACAGAACCTGCAACGTTCAGGCTTGCCCTATCACCCACTC CTGGAGAACCGGCGAGTGGAACGACTGCGACGCCCCATGCGGAGGTGGCTTCCAGTACCGCGGCGTGGACTGTCTGTACAATGACGAGTCAGGACCCCGTGTGGTCGAGGACGCCTACTGCGCTCAGTACAGTCAGGCACCCACAGACCAGCAGAAATGCAACATGCAGGCCTGTCCTGACTACGGAAGAGCG ATCATTTCCTACATACCCTCTGAGAACGCCGTCCAGTGCCGCACCACCACCTACGGGTGCTGCTACGACCGCACCACCCCCGCAGCTGGGCCCAATGGAGAGGGCTGCCGCGACCCACCTGCTCCTT aCGAGCGCTCCATCTGCTCTCTGCCTAAGGCTGCCGGATCCTGCGCCAGCTGGACCGCTCGCTACTTCTTCAATGTTCTAACCAACAAGTGTACCGAGTTCTGGTATGGaggctgccatggcaacagcaaccattTTGCAACGGAAGAGGAGTGCCACAGGGTTTGCCACGAGCCCAATGGCGCAGCAAATGGAAATGGCAACAAcggaaatggaaatggaaacggAAATGGAAACGGCCACAccaatggaaatggaaatggaaatggtGAGCACGACAACGGAAATGGAAACGGTGACGGTAACGGCCACAcgaatggaaatggaaatgagaATGGCAATGGAAATGGCGAGCACGACAACGGAAATGGAAACGGTGACCATAACGGCCACAccaatggaaatggaaatgagaatggcaatggaaatggaaatggtGAGCACGACAACGGAAATGGAAACGGGAACGGCCACACCAACGGAAATGGAAACGAGAATGgcaatggaaatggaaatggaaatggtGAACACGACAACGGAAATGGAAACGGTAATGGCCATGCCAACGGAAATGGTAACGGTAATGGCCGttcaaatggaaatggaaacggTAACGGCCGcagaaatggaaatggaaacggTAACGGTCGCACTAACGGAAACGGTAATGGGCACTCAAATGGAAATGGCAACGGTAACGGTCGCACCAATGGAAACGGTAATGGCCACTCGAATGGAAATGGAAACGGTAACGGCCGGAggaatggaaatggaaacgGCCGCACCAACGGAAACGGTAATGGCCTcacaaatggaaatggaaacggTAATGGCCGCACCAATGGAAACGGTCATGGCAACGGTTAcgcaaatggaaatggaaatggtAACGGCCGTACCAACGGAAACGGTAATGGCAATGGCCGCACAAATGGAAACGGTAATGGCCACTCAAATGGAAATGGTAATGGCCTCACAAATGGAAACGGAAACGGTAACGGCCGCACAAATGGAAACGGTAATGGCTACTCAAATGGAAATGGTAATGGCCTcacaaatggaaatggaaacggTAACGG ACGCACAAATGGAAACGGCAATGGAcactcaaatgaaaatggaaacggTAACGGACGCACTAACGGAAACGGTAATGGCAACG GACGCACAAAGGGAAACGGTAATGGTAACGGTTAcgcaaatggaaatggaaacggTAACGGCCGCGCCAATGGAAACGGCAATGGTAACGGTAATGGTGATTCAAATGGAAACGGTAACGGCCACAACGATGGAAACGGCAATGGCAACGGTAATGGTTATTCTAATGGAAACGGTAATGGCCGTACCAACGGAAACGGAAATGGTAATGGCCGCACCAACGGAAATGGTAATGGTTACTCTCACGGAAAcggaaatggaaatggaaacggTAATGGTAATGGCCTCACCAACGGTAATGGTTACTTAAATGGAAATGGTAACGGCCACACAAATGGTAATGGTCACGACAACGGCAATGGAAATGGTGAGCATGACAATGGAAATGGTAATGGCAATGGTCATTCCAACGGAAATGGAAACGGTAATGGGAACGGCCACTACAACGGCAATGGAAATGGTGAGCACGACAACGGAAATGGAAACGGCCACTCCAACGGCAATGGAAATGGTAAGCACGACAATGGAAATGGACATGACTTCTCCAACGGCAATGGAAATGGTGAGCATGACAATGGAAATGGACATGACGTCTCCAACGGCAATGGAAATGGTGAGCACGACAACGGAAATGGAAACGGCCACTCCAACGGAAATGGAAATGGTGAACACGACAATGGAAATGGAAACGGCCACTCCAACGGCAACGGAAACGGTAATGGCAACGGAAATGGAAACGGCCACTCCAACGGCAATGGAAATGGTGAGCAGGACAATGGAAATGGACATGACGTCTCCAACGGCAATGGAAATGGTGAGCACGACAACGGAAATGGCAATGGTAACGCAAACGGCGACTCCAACGGAAATGGAAATGGTGAGCACGACAATGGAAACGGAAACGGACGCTCAAACGGCTATGGTCAGCGTTCCAACGGAAACGGCAACGGCCGCTCCAACGGCAACGGAAACGGTAATGGCAACGGAAATGGAAACGGCCACTCCAACGGAGATGGGAATGGTGAGGACGACAACGGAAACGGTGAAAACGGAAATGGCCGCTCCAACGGCTACCGCTTCAAGATAGCCTCCCACGTGGCCCACAGTGCCCACAAGGGCCGCGTCTACATGAAGGCCCGCAAGCCTTACTTCATCATCGTGAAAAAGCACTACATCCCTGGGGCCAG TTTGACTATGCAAGCCCAGGTCAGGATCGACCAGTCGGACCCGTCCGCCGTGGAGGCCCTCGTGGGCCAGACCGTGGTCCTGCCCTGCAGAGTTAGCCCGCCTCCGTCGACATCGTCGTGGTCATCCAGTGCAGCCGTGGTGGTCGAGTGGAGGAAGGATGGAGCCGCGCTGACGTCACGCAG ACAACAGCAGCAGCCCAACGGTTCCTTACTCCTCGGACCCGTCAGTAAGTCAGACGCCGGCTGGTTCTTGTGCGTGGCCACCAGGGAGCAGGAGAGGGACCACCGCTACGTTTACCTGACCGTCTCAG AGGGGCCGTCCCAGCCGCAGCCCACCACCTCGCCGACGGACAAACTCTCACCAGG GTTCACCCTGGAGCGCTCGGCGCCATCTTTGCTGGAAACGCTGGCGGGAAACACGGTCCGACTGTCGTGCACCGTCGTACCCGCGGCCGCACTGCCGTTCGTCAGTATACAGTGGACGCAGGACGGACGCACGATCAGCGACTCCAG GTTCGTCCAGCAGTCAGATGGCGCACTGCTCATCGAATCGCTCCGGACAGAGGACACCGGCATGTACACTTGCTCCGCCTCCACGCAGCACCAGCTGGAGCAAAGACAAGTACAGCTCAGAGTCCAAG CTGCCGTGCGGATCATCAAAGCTCCTGACAACATCCAGGTCCCTGAAGGCAGCACAGCCCTCCTGCCTTGCATGGCGTCGGGAGACAATGTCAGCATTGGCTGGTCCAG GAACGGCGTCCCGGTGCGTCCAGATGGGCGTAAGGTTCAGGTGTCACCCGACGGGAGCCTGATCCTGAACAATGTGCAGGTATTTGACGAGGGCACCTACACGTGCAACGCCTATGCCGGCGTTTACTCTGTCAGCGCCTCGGCTGACGTGCGCATCACTAAAGATGGCCATACAG gcGTATTGGtaacatcatcatcgtcattggGGACGCCGTGCTTGGACCAGCCCAAGCTAGCCAACTGCGAACTGGTGGTCTACGCCCGCATGTGCACCAACCCGTATTACGCCGCCTTCTGCTGTGCCAGTTGTACCCGGCAGGCACGGAGTAGGGACAGGTTAGCTCAGTGA